The Williamsia sp. DF01-3 genome has a window encoding:
- a CDS encoding dioxygenase — MSVPRMPALFLSHGAPPLVDDTRWVSELRAWSGDLPRPSAILIVSAHWESAPLTIGSTDPTVPLTYDFGGFPEHYYRARYDAPGAVDLAAQVAALMPDGQAVHHDTHRRLDHGAYVPLTVMYPEAQIPVLQVSLPTLDPEKLLDLGRRLRPLRDLGVLIIGSGFTTHGLPFLRDPRPDAPAPTWSKEYDSWAAERFAAGDVESLVRFRTEAPGMPYAHPTVEHWSPLFVALGASDDPEQQGQQIIDGFWMGLSKRSLQLS; from the coding sequence ATGTCTGTGCCGCGCATGCCCGCCTTGTTCCTCAGTCACGGTGCGCCGCCGTTGGTGGATGACACCCGGTGGGTCTCCGAACTCCGTGCGTGGTCCGGCGATCTGCCCCGGCCGTCGGCGATCCTGATCGTGTCGGCGCACTGGGAGTCGGCTCCGCTGACCATCGGTTCGACCGATCCCACCGTGCCGCTGACCTATGACTTCGGCGGTTTCCCCGAGCACTACTACCGCGCACGCTACGACGCCCCCGGGGCCGTCGACCTCGCCGCCCAGGTCGCCGCGTTGATGCCCGACGGACAAGCAGTCCACCACGACACTCACCGCCGACTCGACCACGGTGCCTATGTGCCGCTGACCGTGATGTACCCCGAGGCGCAGATCCCGGTACTGCAGGTCTCGCTGCCGACACTCGACCCAGAGAAGTTGCTCGACCTCGGCCGGCGACTGCGCCCGTTGCGCGACCTGGGCGTCCTCATCATCGGGTCCGGGTTCACCACACACGGGCTGCCGTTCCTGCGTGACCCACGCCCCGACGCCCCGGCACCCACCTGGTCGAAGGAGTACGACAGTTGGGCCGCAGAACGATTCGCCGCGGGCGACGTGGAGTCACTGGTGCGTTTTCGGACCGAGGCGCCGGGCATGCCGTACGCCCATCCGACGGTCGAGCACTGGTCGCCGCTGTTCGTGGCACTGGGCGCAAGCGACGACCCGGAGCAGCAGGGTCAGCAGATCATCGACGGATTCTGGATGGGCCTGAGCAAACGTAGCCTGCAGCTGAGCTGA
- a CDS encoding TetR/AcrR family transcriptional regulator gives MTVDRPTAHEEKVQRAPRARMTGTQRRHQLIEVARGLFAERGFDSTSVEEIAQRAGVSKPVVYEHFGGKEGLYAVVVDREMETLLGMITSSLTQNRSRFRIQQVALALLTYMEDRTEGFRILVRGTPTAGETGKYSSLLTDAISQVEHLLASDFQRRDRDPALAPLYAQALVGMVTVTAQWWLDVREPSKEVVAAHLVNLCWNGLSHLESDPHLVGPDYTEKG, from the coding sequence GTGACCGTCGACCGTCCCACCGCTCACGAAGAGAAGGTGCAACGCGCCCCGCGAGCCCGCATGACGGGAACACAGCGGCGCCACCAGCTGATCGAGGTGGCCCGTGGGCTGTTCGCCGAACGCGGTTTCGACTCGACCTCTGTCGAGGAGATCGCTCAGCGCGCAGGCGTCTCCAAACCTGTTGTGTACGAACATTTCGGCGGCAAAGAGGGCCTCTACGCCGTGGTGGTCGACCGCGAGATGGAAACCCTGTTGGGAATGATCACGTCCTCGCTCACCCAGAACCGGTCGAGGTTTCGGATACAGCAGGTGGCGTTGGCCCTGCTGACCTATATGGAAGACCGCACCGAGGGGTTCCGGATCCTGGTGCGGGGTACCCCCACAGCGGGTGAGACCGGTAAGTACTCGAGCTTGCTGACCGACGCCATCAGCCAGGTCGAGCACCTGCTGGCCAGTGATTTTCAGCGCCGCGACCGCGACCCGGCACTGGCGCCCCTGTATGCACAGGCCCTCGTGGGAATGGTGACCGTGACCGCCCAGTGGTGGCTCGACGTCCGTGAGCCGTCCAAGGAGGTGGTGGCCGCCCACCTGGTGAACCTCTGCTGGAACGGGTTGTCGCACTTGGAATCTGACCCACATCTCGTCGGTCCGGACTACACCGAGAAAGGGTAG
- a CDS encoding GNAT family N-acetyltransferase — MSVVIRPATAPDCVAVADIYRHYVENTVITFDYDSPSAADWKAKRADLNAQRMPFVVASDETGAVLGFAYVAQYRVKQAYAWTVENTIYLSPDHTGKGYGTALMNGLLDAVRSTSIRRIVAVIADVPGTGSIALHTKAGFYDVGRLRRIGYKHGAWVDCVQMQLDVNESDDPPA, encoded by the coding sequence GTGAGTGTGGTGATCCGACCGGCCACCGCGCCGGATTGTGTTGCGGTGGCCGACATCTACCGCCACTACGTCGAGAACACGGTGATCACGTTCGACTACGACTCGCCGTCCGCAGCCGACTGGAAAGCCAAGCGTGCGGATCTGAACGCCCAGCGGATGCCGTTTGTCGTCGCCTCGGACGAGACCGGCGCGGTGCTCGGGTTCGCGTACGTGGCGCAGTATCGCGTCAAACAGGCATACGCCTGGACAGTGGAGAACACCATCTACCTCAGCCCCGACCACACCGGAAAGGGCTATGGAACCGCGTTGATGAACGGGCTTCTCGACGCGGTGCGATCGACGTCGATCCGCCGGATCGTCGCGGTGATCGCCGACGTGCCCGGTACGGGCTCCATCGCACTGCACACCAAGGCCGGTTTCTACGACGTCGGCAGGTTGCGGCGGATCGGCTACAAACACGGCGCGTGGGTCGATTGCGTGCAGATGCAGCTAGACGTGAACGAATCGGACGATCCACCTGCCTGA
- the glmU gene encoding bifunctional UDP-N-acetylglucosamine diphosphorylase/glucosamine-1-phosphate N-acetyltransferase GlmU, which translates to MSAAPVSAPSSSGPTAVLVLAAGAGTRMKSATPKVLHTIAGRTLLSHALHAADDIDPDHLVVVVGHDRARVETACSEIAATLGRQVVTAVQEQQNGTGDAVRAGLSALPDGFDGTVLVTAADVPLLDGPTLHALISDHTASPRAAVTVLTSTAEDPTGYGRVLRTQDGAVTAIVEQKDATEQQREITEINSGVYAFDAQTLMGALAELSPDNAQHELYLTDVIEIANRHSKVVRAKHIDDAALVAGCNDRLQLSTLGAELNRRVLARHMLAGVTIIDPGTTWIDVDVTIEPDVTIAPGTQLLGTTDVATGAQIGPDSTLANVTVGTGASIIRTHATDAVVGADTQVGPFAYLRPGSVLGDGGKIGTFVETKNADIGPGAKVPHLTYVGDATIGEGTNIGASSVFVNYDGVNKNRTVVGSHCRTGSDTMFVAPVNVGDGAYTGAGTVLTQDVPAGALAISGGKQRNIDGWVQAKRPGTPAARAAADALTVADHVQQESEDQ; encoded by the coding sequence ATGTCCGCGGCCCCCGTATCCGCGCCTTCGTCGTCCGGACCGACCGCAGTTCTGGTTCTCGCCGCAGGCGCAGGCACCCGGATGAAGTCCGCGACCCCGAAAGTCCTGCACACCATCGCCGGCCGCACGCTGCTGTCCCACGCGCTGCACGCCGCAGACGACATCGATCCCGACCACCTGGTGGTCGTCGTCGGCCACGACCGCGCCCGGGTCGAGACCGCGTGCTCGGAGATCGCCGCCACGTTGGGCCGCCAGGTGGTGACGGCGGTGCAGGAGCAGCAGAACGGCACCGGTGACGCCGTGCGCGCCGGACTGTCGGCACTGCCCGACGGGTTCGACGGCACCGTGCTGGTGACCGCGGCGGATGTCCCCCTGCTCGACGGACCGACACTTCATGCGCTGATCAGCGACCACACCGCGTCGCCCCGTGCCGCGGTGACAGTGCTCACGTCCACCGCGGAAGACCCCACCGGGTACGGCCGGGTTCTACGCACCCAGGACGGTGCGGTCACGGCGATCGTCGAACAGAAGGACGCCACGGAGCAGCAACGGGAGATCACCGAGATCAACTCGGGCGTCTACGCCTTCGACGCGCAGACCCTGATGGGGGCCCTGGCCGAGTTGTCGCCCGACAACGCACAGCACGAGCTGTACCTCACCGATGTCATCGAGATCGCCAACCGGCACTCGAAAGTGGTGCGCGCCAAGCACATCGACGATGCCGCCTTGGTCGCCGGCTGCAACGACCGACTGCAACTGTCCACCCTGGGCGCCGAACTCAATCGTCGGGTCCTCGCCCGCCACATGCTGGCCGGCGTCACGATCATCGATCCGGGCACCACCTGGATCGACGTCGATGTGACGATCGAGCCCGACGTCACCATCGCTCCCGGTACTCAGCTGCTCGGAACCACCGACGTCGCGACCGGGGCGCAGATCGGGCCCGACAGCACTCTTGCGAACGTCACCGTGGGGACCGGCGCCTCGATCATCCGAACCCACGCGACCGACGCGGTGGTGGGCGCCGACACCCAGGTCGGCCCCTTCGCCTACCTGCGACCCGGCAGCGTGCTGGGCGATGGCGGCAAGATCGGGACCTTCGTCGAGACCAAGAACGCCGACATCGGGCCCGGCGCCAAGGTGCCCCACCTGACCTATGTGGGCGACGCCACCATCGGCGAGGGCACCAACATCGGCGCCTCGAGCGTCTTCGTGAACTACGACGGTGTGAACAAGAACCGGACCGTCGTCGGCTCGCACTGCCGCACCGGGTCCGACACGATGTTCGTCGCACCGGTCAACGTCGGTGATGGCGCCTACACCGGAGCGGGTACCGTCTTGACGCAGGATGTGCCCGCGGGCGCCTTGGCGATCTCCGGTGGCAAACAACGAAACATCGACGGTTGGGTGCAAGCCAAACGGCCCGGCACGCCCGCGGCCCGGGCGGCTGCCGACGCACTCACCGTCGCCGATCACGTGCAACAAGAAAGTGAAGATCAGTGA
- a CDS encoding SDR family oxidoreductase: MVRAGRVDESGFFDKELFVSEQRTAIVTGAARGIGAAVAKRLASDGLAVAVLDLDEGSCADTVKAITDAGGKALAVGADVSDEDSVAAAVERVASELGAPTVLINNAGITRDNLLFKMPVSDWDAVMNVHLRGAFLMSRAVQQHMVGAKFGRIVNLSSTSAQGNRGQVNYSAAKAGMQGFTKTLAIELGKFGVTANAIAPGFIETEMTAATAERVGVPFEDFKKAAASQIPVARTGVPDDIAHTASFFVSEGAGFVSGQVIYVAGGPKD; encoded by the coding sequence ATGGTTCGGGCCGGCCGGGTGGACGAATCAGGTTTCTTCGACAAGGAGTTGTTTGTGAGCGAACAGAGAACGGCGATCGTGACCGGAGCGGCCCGCGGCATCGGTGCGGCGGTGGCCAAGCGTCTCGCGTCCGACGGCCTGGCGGTGGCAGTGCTGGACCTCGACGAGGGCAGTTGTGCCGACACCGTCAAGGCGATCACCGACGCCGGCGGCAAAGCGCTGGCCGTGGGCGCCGATGTCTCCGACGAGGACTCGGTGGCCGCCGCGGTCGAACGTGTCGCGAGTGAACTGGGTGCCCCGACCGTCCTGATCAACAACGCCGGCATCACCCGCGACAACCTGCTCTTCAAGATGCCCGTCTCGGACTGGGACGCGGTCATGAACGTGCACTTGCGCGGTGCTTTCCTGATGTCGCGTGCGGTGCAGCAGCACATGGTCGGCGCCAAGTTCGGCCGGATCGTGAACCTCTCGAGCACCTCGGCCCAGGGCAACCGTGGCCAGGTCAACTACTCGGCCGCCAAGGCGGGCATGCAGGGCTTCACCAAGACCCTGGCCATCGAACTGGGCAAGTTCGGCGTCACCGCCAATGCCATCGCCCCCGGATTCATCGAGACCGAGATGACCGCGGCGACGGCTGAACGCGTCGGCGTTCCCTTCGAGGACTTCAAGAAGGCCGCTGCTTCGCAGATCCCGGTCGCGCGGACCGGTGTGCCCGATGACATCGCGCACACGGCCTCGTTCTTTGTCAGCGAAGGTGCCGGTTTCGTGTCCGGACAGGTGATCTACGTCGCAGGCGGCCCCAAGGACTGA